The DNA region aagatggctcaaataagcaCCGTTAATTTTTAGTCATTCATTTTTTCCAactgagctttttaaatatttcttcaaggcaagctgtaaatagcttcggagacagtgtgtcgccttgcctgaccccttttcctagacttattcgcactctttcatcatccattcgtattgaacctgaagaatcgttgtatattgatttgtagaatgttgatataggTCGGCTCTATCGCTTGATTTACTTGCGCCTGCAGTATCAaagtggtggtgactgagtcaaacgctTTTTCATGAAGTCAATGAAGGCTACATACAGAGGCATTTCGCACTCGTAGTGTCATTcaattatttgttgaactgtctgtatgtggtccatAGTATTAAAACCGCTATGATAACCCGCTTGTTCGATTGGCTGTGCTTCActgagtttgattccaattcgtttgtccaatatctttgcaaagactttataAATCGTTGAGAGCAGGCTTATTGGGCGATAATTTCTTAGGTCCATTTTATCGGCTCATTTATGTAGCAAAATGATTTCTGCGTCTTTCCATGTCGCCGGTACTTCTTGCAAGTCCAAGCGGCGTTGAAACAGTTTTACAAGGATCTTATTAAGTTCGTTCCCTCCTGCTTTAAACATTTCAATAGAAATTTCATCTAGACCACAAGCTTTTCCGGTCTTAAGTGAACTAATAATGTTTTCAACCTCTTCATTCACGATACATAGAACTGGGTCTGCTTCTGGCTTTCCAGTCATCATTCGGTGAGGGTCACTGTATAGGTTTGTATAAAATTCTTTAACTCGTTGTACGACTTCTTGGCGGCTGTGACATATCGTTCCATCTTCCgttttcaaaccaaaaattattttcttgtggcgaattaatgcacattttacatttttatatatattatattatatatatatatacacacacacacacacacacacacacacacacacacacacatatatactaCATattgtactagagtggctccaactaccggagacaaattcattgtgcgttatttggacatacttggcaaataaagatgattctgattctcattcTGATATACATATATTGCTCACAAAGGAGTCTCTATTTCTCCTCGATGAGGAGACTATAAATCTCCAGCTTGGGGAAATGACTTTAAAGCAATAATGAAGAGAATGTGTTTCACAATCCAGGGAGGCTTTGGCCCTATTTAGGACCAGCATCAAAAGccctttgagcatttattcaatatccttaaTATCCAGTTTGAGGTCTATGTACTAATATGTTTTTTGTCCTTACTATTCAGACAAGTTAGCACAGTGGTAGGTTAACCAGGGGCacactatttttttccacttgcaCCTTCCAATTGTACGTGACATTTCTGTACACTAAGTAGGATAACTTTCTCCGGTACTCTTGGCTTCCTCCCACTACTATACATGTTTAGTTCATTCAACAGTCTTAAGTTGTgcaggtgtgaatttgagtgtgaacggttgtttgtcaatatgctttgtttctttctgtAGGGCctaatgcatgtgttgttgattttttttgggcagttcaaattttaaatggtggcagcagttaaaaatgtaaatgtttaaagtgtgtgtaaactcccatatattatatatattttttattttatttgacgcctccctggtgaggtgttccgggcacgtcccaccgggaggagaccccggggacgacccaagacacgctggagagactgtctcccagctggcctgggaacgcctcagacTCCCCTCGGAAgagtctgggcttctctgctaAAACTAATGCCCCCACAACCCGACTTCGGATaaacggaagaaaatggagagatggatgcattttatttgacgttcatgctctgattttttgtttttaatcagaagttactcacgaaTTACTGTTGAGTATTtttttgagtactttcttactcttactcaagtaaatatttggaggattactttttatttttatggttgAAAACCTCCAGGACAGTCATATTGCTGTGTATTTGTGCCCATTTGTCCAACTGTTTATTTAGCATGCTACATCTGGGTTTATGTAAGATCATGACCAGACAAAAGTTATCAATATTGTATCCAGATCATCACTATTTATTCTTCCTTGTCGTAAATATCAGTTCCCTGTTCCTGTCAGGACACGTGCAGCAGCATTGTGGACTGGCTGGAGAGTTATACTAATCCATCTTCAATGTGACATGGACTCGtttttctgcatctttttgcatcaACGGGAAAAGAACCTATGTTGGATAACGGTGTGGGTGTTGAGTGACTAAATAGGTCTTTCCTTGGTATTCATGTGGTGTGGGAGTTAAAGGAAATTTTGTGACAAATGCTCCGATGCTAAAAGGAGGTTTCTTGTTGTGGTGCTCCAGGCAAAAGACATTTGATTTATGTTATTACGTAACTATATCGTTTGAGCAATAGTCTCTAGGGTGTCTAAAGCCAAGTGTAATTGTTTCAGTCTAAAAATAGAACATGGCACGTTTGAATGAATTTGGAGTGTGATTAAGTATAACCACCCTTCATTTATAAATAGATTATTGTTATTAGTGTCAAGTCTCTTCCAATAACGTGAGATGTTTATGTAGTCTTTTAGACTAACAAACAATGGGGTTAATTTTGGAGAGTGGCTACTTTGATGGAAAGTTTAACCACAGTGACGCATCCCTCCACTGGTAAGGAAAAGCAAAAAAGACAGGATTAAGCTTTACAATAagccttccaaaaaaaaataaaaaattttacttttctagatactgtatgtccaaTATTTGAAAGAGTTTGTCTATCACTTCAACCAGAGCTTAAGGGATATGTGTTCTATGTTGAAGTATCAAAGTTATTGATTTTGTATGTCTGACCAAAGATTGCCAATAACATTAAATCAGTGTGTTGTCATCTCTGGATGGAGCTCTGGATCTCTGGATTTTCACAACTTCAGTAATGGTGTCTTTAGTAAAGCACAAAATAAAccttattgattttgaatgatgtCAACCAAAAGATAGCCCTCCTAATTGGAAATTTAAACAGTGGATATAATCCATTCAGTCcctaaaatatttatatttagtcaACTTACCATCCATAGGAAAAGGTTTTAGTCGTGGTcggatatttatttttatatgaaaaaaatactgttgctgaaaaaacaaaccaacaactaataataaacaactgaaaaaaatcgagatccccccaaaaaaaaaacataataaaaaactaaaatgagcAGAAACATGATTTTCATTGTGAgcatgattgtttgtctatatgtgccctgtgattgactggcacatataaacaaacaaccattcacacctatggacaatttagagtcaattaacctgccatgcatgtttttgggatgtgggaggaaaccggagtgcctggagaaaacccacacaggcacagggagaacatgcaaactccacacaggcgacggctgggatttgaaccccggtcctcagaactgtgaggcagatgtgctaaccagtcgaccaccttTTGTACGTTATTAATATAAAATTGTaccagattctttttttttggctacGCAATTATCGTTCCTCCTAAATTCCCTGACAATGTGCTCTGAAATGAACGTTGCTCATGTAATTGCTGAGAAGGTTGACAGATGTATTTGCTTTGGTTTGGCTTGAGTGGGTGATGCCTTGAGGACCATGACAAAAGGAAGATTCAGAGGTCCATATGTGAGCATTAGCACCTCTTCAATCAACATTTCCAATGAATCTTTAAACTTTTAGGgattaacaattatttaaaaagaacacTAAGCCTTTATTAACACGTCGTTCACTCACTAgagtcacgggtgtgctggagcctatcccagctatcttcgggcgagagccggggtacaccctgaactggtcggagggcacatagaaacaagcaaccattcggactcacattcacacctacgggcaatttagagtctaacACGTCGTCACCATTCAAATGACCCAACAatcactttcatttttttatttttttttggctcaCGTAAACAGTAGTGTTAAGTTATTGTTGTTAACCATTAGCCGTAATTGTAGCTACACTTTTGTTGTGCCGCAGGTGAAGTCATCATTTCCCACGCTGCGCTTCCTGCCCTGTCATACCTGTTTTGCAAAGACTCACTTTCACTGCCACAGAGAAAACAAGGCAGTTTGTCGTGTAAATTGTACTTGCACCTTCttgttattttaacaaaaaaataaataaatcgtgCATGCATTTTCAATGAGTTCCTGTTTTATTACCAATGTTGTAAGAGAGTTACCAAAAGAATTccttaaatgaaaatgttttttcccccacacacactCGCAATCTGCAAGCCTGAAATGCATCTATCAATAAatctaaaaaagaaagaaaaagatgatACAAGACATTGTTTCTTcacttaattattatttgttcaaaGCATCTCtatacaggggaaaaaaaggaatacaaTGACATTGTACTTGGAATAAAGTGAAAATTGCAGGCACATTTTGGGACACTTTTAACTACATAGTAGTTAAAGTTCTTCCGTTCTACTTGTGGACATactaactgcaaatgtgtagtGTGTGTCTGTCAATATGCCTGCATTTTCAGGGTTTTCAAACATTCATCTTCGGAATTTTCattaaacaataacaacaagatACGTACTGATACATTtctataaacaataaaatgtattacaatAGCATTTAGCCACTCTTCATGTTGACATAGTTGTGCTACCTGTGAAATCAGTGAAACTTCGGAAACTTCCAAGTCATTGTAGTATCACCCAGAGACAGTTTCGCAGAGTGCACAGGCCTGTGGCCTCACTGAGCACATGGTGTAAGAGCGTGGGTGTGTGAGCGCACAATTCCTTGCTTCAAGGCAGAGTTCCCCTAAATAACAATGGATTGGAGGTGTCTGAAGCACATGATGACATCCAACGGTATGGGGGGGCTGAGTTGATTTCCATCCAAACGCAGGTACCTGCAGCAGCACAAACGTGACTTCTTAACATGTTGTTCTGCGGCGTCTTGCTCCCTGACACTATATTGTAAGTCttctttttcacttcctgttttggATGCCTACGTCACTGGACTCACCTTAGTCGGGGAATCTGGCGAGCGTCACTCATGTCGGCCTGCAGGCTCTGTGGGCAGATTAGGGTGCCATTGATATCTGTTGGCAAGAAGCACAACATTGATTTGCAAACAACCCCGTCTATGGTTtcatcattgtagaaatcaaatCTTAAGTAATTTCCACATGTACATACATGTGGGATATAAACATAGAAAGAGAAATAAGGTGTGGCACAGGTGAATTGCTGACATTACTAAAGGTTCATTACTTCTTTGGGAACTGTGACAGGCTGTTAAACGTAGCTGACCTCAGCTTTAGTTTATGTCTTATGTCTAGTTTAGTCTAAACAGTTTGGTTCAAATGAAAGAGCAACCATAATAACATATTTCAACTTTAACCAACCCTGTAGTTACTGTATGTCCAAATGTTATACTATTATATTTATCACAGGTTGTAATTGGGTATTATTGGGGCTAAAAGGggcaaatattttcattttaaaacagtaacAGCAAACCATATTTTTGGACTTAGGGGAAAAGATCAAAAgagccaaacaaaaacaacatattacaaaatctcattacatttttacttctaccacttcaaaataaaagtgaggAGACTGTGCCTTTTTGTATACTGTAATTCTGATATGACATTCTTTTTTAGTTTTGAGTAACCTTGCCTAGGTTTTTTcaagtttaaatattttatattcaatattttttttcttgaagttcaccattaaatatatatatatatattcagcaCATTCCACCGAGCTGCCTTCGACTTACTCTCGATGGTGTTGTGATTGAGGTGCAGGTGCTCCAGGTGAGAACTGAAGAGAGGAATGGAGGCCAGCTGATTGTGGGAGAGTTGCAGGTCCAGCAAGCTGGAGATGTTGAACACGGCCCTGGGGACGCCTTTGTCACGCAGATGGTTGTAGTTGAGCCTCACGAAGGCCAGGTGAGAAAAGCCTTGGAAGTAGTCTCTGAATATGAGAATCCCTTTATGAGAACTCCCACCCAATTAGTATTCAAACACACTCACCGGCCTCAACGTTCAGTATACCTGCGCcacgtaaataaataaataaataaatgaagcatCCTTGTCATACAGCTAAACAGCAACATTTTAGAAACAGATCTCAGTACAACGTAGTGCAATGCTCTATCACTACCATTCAAAATCATTAACATTGTTGATATTAATCTAAAGCTCTCTGACAAACTGAATATTATTAGATTTGTAAAGCAGAATTTTTGCACCACCTCGTCATGAGATTTTCCCTTCTTTATATTGTACGTTTTTCTTTGTactttgtacatttgtgttcatatcctaaaagtatattttgttatagtagcttttttttctttagtacTAGAGTGGATCAGAGACAAATtcaatgtgtgttttaacatacttggcaagtaaagatgattctgattctggtattGCATCTGATTCAGAGTAGTAATTAAattgcattacattttaatttaaaaaaaacaacaacaaaaattccaGTTACTGCAAGATCTATCACTGTAAGATCCTAGTGGGTTTTGATTCATATATGCCAAGTTCTGAGCCCTGTGAACTCTCTCTTGCAACAAGTGACAAGGAAAAGGACCATAATAGTACCATAATTTACAGGGGGGAAGTATGTCAGAATTTCCACTAGAATTTGATTTCAATTGTGAATTGCAATTGATAAAAACAGACGGGTAAGAATGGAAATGCATGACTACTTCAGCAGTGACCTcacttactgtatttaataCAAAAACCTTGCGTCCAGTGACTTAACACGTTTTTGTGTTCACTGTGTGGACTTTCTAGACTTACTTGGGGATGTCTTCAATGCGGTTTTTGTCGAGGAACAGCTGTATGAGGCTGTTAGGGACGCCAGCCGGCATCTTTTTTAGCACATTGTGGGCCAAATTAAGTTGCATCAGGTTGGACAAATCCTTGAACGTGTTCCTGCCCAGGTCACTGTCACTCAGCTGGGAAGGAAGATATCAGGACCATATTGATGCAAGGTGCACAGAGAACACATCGTGCATCAAACTAGACTTTCACCTGGTTGTGGTAGAGGTCAAGTAGGGTCAGGTTCCCCATCTTACTGAGGGCGCCTGCAGGTATTTTGGAAATGCGATTCTTACTGAGCCGGAGCTGTTCCAGGCTTGCTGGGAGGCCGGAGGGCACCTCTTTGAGCTGGTTACGTTGAACATAGAGGTACAACAGAGCAGGTATCCTCTGGAACACCTACACAAGGGATATTAATAGAACAGCTTAGATGTTCCAGGCATTTCACAACATGCATCATACTGCACCTACTAAGGAGGCTGTCCTACCTGTTTGTCTATTCTATGGATGCGATTGTTCGCCAGGTTGATCCAATGGACGTCCGTGGCATTTATGAAAGGTTCTGCCGTCACCTCTGAGATGTAGTTGTTTTGAAGGTACAGATAGTGCGTTCTGGACGGGATGACAGGGATCACACGGATGTTTCGGTTCTCACAGTTGAGAGAGTTGGGATAGTTTGGAGAGCATGAACACTCCCTGGGGCAGTCGGGGTAAGGGGAAGGCGGGCCGATGATGAGCGGGGGGATGTCGGTTGGCTCCTGCGGCTCAGGCTGGGGGACGGAGGGCTGCCTGGGTGTGGCCGGGCGCCTGGTGGGCTTTCTTGGCCGAGGCCTCTGGGCGAGTACCGCTCCGATCACAAGGAGCAGCACCAAGGCAGAGAAGAGTCCTGCGGGGGCCTTCATGCTCCTAAACAAAATATCAACAAACGTTTCAAGTTTGGTATTTTCTCATTATGTCCACcaaggatttattttatttattattatgattttttttttaatctactgTGCATGGGTTTTTGGTTTGTGGGACTGTTTTTTAATGATGGCTTGGTGTTCTTCTAACGATGTCATcattaaatttaatttcattcatcagatcgtttttgtattttatgtattttttaaaccttGGAATCAGAAGATATTGGATGGATCTGAAATgtccatatttcctcaaattgtgGTATCCACTCtactaatgcctggatcagactacaagaccaATTTGGTCTTTAACGATTGcacaatgtcagactactgccataaaatcttgccatatATGTCCAACAGTTTCAACACTATatgacatgtattccgataccttATCCCggcttttacgatcactgggctttatcttgtcaaatcaaacactgccAGAGAGACGGAATCGGAAAATGTGTTACCATCGCGCCAATGAATTctgtgggtggaaaaaaaataacaaaatgaggAAGAATGTGTGGTGGTTGTCACCGGTGTTCGTGAGAAGACGTttattcaaggattgcttgaggtatgctgaggtacttttaatacaatacggctcgcaagcaggcaacggAACGTTATGTATCCTAGCAAGCTAGAGCTAGCACTAACAACGCGCTAAAGCTTCAGtgaacattggtttgtgcgtgtgaataaatgttgacaacagcaagcacgggaggtgatgcgccggtcacaatacacaatcctattggtcgacgtcaaggtgcgttGTTGTCTTTGATATGCcgcactacacggaagatatcccaaaaaaaatcaaagatgcCAGACTTTCATTTTGCCGTTGTcgggctatcgtagggccaaattgtTGGTTGCAGATTATGTCACAGTACAATAAATGATGTCATTCCCGACAAAAATATGTCGGGTTTGATCTGGGAAATCAGCCACGATAGTTAATCAGGCCAGTATCAgtgctaaaatcctgtagtttGATCTAGGCATAATTTACAGTAATACCACACCTCAAATAAATAGATGCTCCCCATTTtttccaaaggaaaaaaaaaaagagttcgtGTCACTCGGTGGTTGTAATCAATATTACTGTGACTGATACTATCGTGTGTATCAGTAGACAGCAAACGTCGCCTGCAGGGCAGACAttgcatctgtaaagctgaagtttaCAGTGAAGTGATGAGGAATCGCCACTGTATGCAGCGCGAAGCATTCCTGAGCCGAAGCAGCTAAGCATTTCAACATTTCCTATCTTCCAGTGAGTGATTTATGCCTTAATACAATATTACTGACTTATTACAATAAATACTGAAAACTATAACTATAATATtgcaaaattaataaattaataccTTCATTGCTAAATTAATAGCTCCCATAGTGGAAACCACAACTGAGCAGTATAATCTTCGTATTTTATCTCGTTTGATTGTGCACATCTGTCTTATGTTGAGGCCtatcaataaaaactaaattaataTAGTATTGAGCTGAAAATTCTCACTATATCTGTTTGGAATAAAACATTGCATCCTtcagttttgttgtgcttttttggGTAATTTTGAcataatgtgttgttgtttatttggcatTTGTGCGTGAGTTGAAAGGTTGTCCTCACAACATCACATTGTCAAGCAGGAAATTAATAGTTGAGGGGGGAAAACCTTATAAACCttataagtggaagaaaatacaACTGGGCACCTCTCAGCCTAAACAGCAGTATATTCTAATCAGTTTGTTAGTACAGTTAGGAAAGTCTTTAACTCATTAGGTAAACATCTCATATAAATCACTGTGCAGGAACCGCCGAGACAGCATTTGTTCTGCctggaaaaacaaataagaacatTTCTCTGACAATGATCCCTGGCACTGCCCCTCCTTTTCCCTCTCACTCATCCAGAGCCTTCCAGACCCTCATTCCACACCAGAGACCAAAAGAACTTGCCCGGCTTCCTCAATTCTATGAGACTGTTGTCATGTCTGATGGCTTCTCAAAACAGAAGATTGTGTAAAACATATGTGATAGCTATAGTCCCATGATTAAATCCCTAATATCTtgtaagtgtttttgttttacattcttTTACTTGTTTTTGATAATGTTCCACCCAATAACATAACTCTGATGTTTTATTGGACTTTGGTAAAACTGAAACCAaacctgaaaaagaaaacatacacCCACCAGACCCCACAATAACTTCACCTGCACAATGTCATGAATCAAAACACTTGCCTTTCCAAAGTCAATAATGATCAGCTGTGATTGATGCTTTCAGAGATGCAGGACAAGTCAAAGGTTTGGAGATGCCTTCTCCTTCAATAGCAACTGAGTCCAAACCTTTGATTCTTATGGTGTACACTGAGTTGGGTACACAGTTAACTATACCAAGTCATTTATGTATGACTGTTTtcaataataatgttttattatatttaaaatactattattattattattattatccctgcaattgacttgagaccagttcagggattACCGCTCCTCCCACCCAGAGTCATCTTGAATAGGCTTCAGTCACCCTTGTCCTTAATGAGAACAAATACTATATATAGTataatatggatggatggattacagcatgggcggcacggtgtgcgactggtcagcacatctgcctcacagttctgagaaatggggttcaaatcccggcctcgcctgtgtggattttgcatgttcgccccgtgccagtgtgggttttctccgggtactccggtttcctctcacatcccaaaaacatgcgtggtacgttcattgaagactctaaattgctcataggtgaaAATGTGAGCGtgggtggttgtttgtttatatgtgccctatgattggctggcgaccagttcagggtgtaccccacctcttgcccagagtcagctgggataggttccagcacgcccgcgaccctagtgaggataagcggtac from Phycodurus eques isolate BA_2022a chromosome 10, UOR_Pequ_1.1, whole genome shotgun sequence includes:
- the prelp gene encoding prolargin isoform X2, with the translated sequence MKAPAGLFSALVLLLVIGAVLAQRPRPRKPTRRPATPRQPSVPQPEPQEPTDIPPLIIGPPSPYPDCPRECSCSPNYPNSLNCENRNIRVIPVIPSRTHYLYLQNNYISEVTAEPFINATDVHWINLANNRIHRIDKQVFQRIPALLYLYVQRNQLKEVPSGLPASLEQLRLSKNRISKIPAGALSKMGNLTLLDLYHNQLSDSDLGRNTFKDLSNLMQLNLAHNVLKKMPAGVPNSLIQLFLDKNRIEDIPKDYFQGFSHLAFVRLNYNHLRDKGVPRAVFNISSLLDLQLSHNQLASIPLFSSHLEHLHLNHNTIEKPAGRHE
- the prelp gene encoding prolargin isoform X1, whose protein sequence is MKAPAGLFSALVLLLVIGAVLAQRPRPRKPTRRPATPRQPSVPQPEPQEPTDIPPLIIGPPSPYPDCPRECSCSPNYPNSLNCENRNIRVIPVIPSRTHYLYLQNNYISEVTAEPFINATDVHWINLANNRIHRIDKQVFQRIPALLYLYVQRNQLKEVPSGLPASLEQLRLSKNRISKIPAGALSKMGNLTLLDLYHNQLSDSDLGRNTFKDLSNLMQLNLAHNVLKKMPAGVPNSLIQLFLDKNRIEDIPKDYFQGFSHLAFVRLNYNHLRDKGVPRAVFNISSLLDLQLSHNQLASIPLFSSHLEHLHLNHNTIENINGTLICPQSLQADMSDARQIPRLRYLRLDGNQLSPPIPLDVIMCFRHLQSIVI